Part of the Geodermatophilus obscurus DSM 43160 genome is shown below.
GACCGCGAGGCGCCGGGCATCGCCGAGGCGGTCCGCCGGTACGGGGAGGGCAAGGTGCCGACCTCGGTGCTGTCCCGCGGGATCGCCGGCACCGCCGGGCGCACGCTGGTCGTCAACCTGCCAGGCTCCACCGGCGGTGTGCGGGACGGCCTCGCCGTCCTCGGCCCGCTGCTCCCCCACGTGGTCTCGCAACTGCGCGGCGGCGACCACGCCTGATGTCGTCCTACCGGACGACACCGCGGCCGGGTGCCGTCCCCGGCCCGCGCTGAGCCCGGCCTGACGGCTCGTCGTGGAGGCTCCGGCCCCCACTCCCCGCGTCACCCTCGCGGGGCGGCTCACGGAAGCAGGCGTCGCCCTCGGCTCACTCCTCCACGACGATCCGCTCGGTGCGGGTGTAGACGTTGCAGCCGTCGCCGCGGAGGAAACCGACCAGGGTGATGCCGACGTCGGCCGCCAGCTCGACCGCCAGGGACGACGGCGCCGACACCGCCGCGAGCACCGGGATGCCGGCCATCGCCGCCTTCTGCGTCAGCTCGAAGCTGGCCCGTCCGCTGACCATCAGCACGTGCCCGGCCAGCGGCAGCCGCCCCTGGCGCACCGCGTCGCCGACGACCTTGTCGACGGCGTTGTGCCGGCCGACGTCCTCGCGCAGGGCCACCAGCTCCCCGTCGGCGGTGAACAGCCCCGCCGCGTGCAGCCCGCCGGTCTTGTCGAACACCTGCTGGGCGGCGCGGAGCCGGTCGGGCAGCGCGAGCAGCGTCGGCAGCGGCAGCCGGACGTCGTCCCCGGCGACGTCGTGGCGCGTCTTGGTGCGGATCGCGTCGATGCTGGCCTTGCCGCACACGCCGCAGGAGCTGGACGTGTAGAAGTTCCGGTCCAGGGCGGTGTCCGGCGGCTCCACGCCGGGCGCCAGGTCGACGTCGACGACGTTGTAGGTGTTCCGGCCGTCCTCGTCGACGGAGTTGCAGTAGCGCAGCCCGGCGATGTCGTCGGCCGACCCGATCACCGCCTCCGTGGCCAGGAAGCCGTGCACCAGGTCGAAGTCGTCGCCCGGCGTGCGCATGGTGACCGCCAGCGCCTTCCCGGCCAGCCGGATCTCCAGCGGTTCCTCGGCCGCCACGGTGTCCGGGCGGGTGCTGTGCGCCGCGCCGCGGATCCGCAGCACCGGCGTCCGGCTCGTCACTCGTCCCACGGAGGGCGACGGTACCCACGTCCGGGTCCTACGGTCACAGCGTGGCCGCGCTCCCGCCCTTCGCCGCCGTCGTCCTCGCCGGCGGCCGCGCGGCACGGATGGGCGGCCAGGCCAAGCCGCAGCTGGACGTCGGCGGCCGCACCATCCTCGGGGCAGTGCTGGCCGCCGTCCCCGACGCCGCGCCGCGCATCGTCGTCGGCCCGCCCCAGCCGGTGCCGGCCGACGTCGTCGTCGTGCGGGAGGACCCGCCGCGCGGGGGTCCGGTGGCCGCGATGCGGGCGGGCCTGGCGCACGTCCCGACCGAGGTGGTGGCGCTGCTCGCCGGCGACCTGCCGTTCCTCACCGCCGGGCTGGTCGGGGGGCTGCGCGAGCGGCTCACCGGCGACGGCGTGCTCGTCGTCGACGACACCGGCCGGGACCAGCTGCTGCTCGGGGTGTGGCGGACGGCGGCCCTGCGCGCCGCGGTCGCCGACGTCGACGGGCCCACCTCGGTGCGCCGGGTGCTCGCCCCGCTGGCCGTGCGGCGGCTGCACCCCGAGGTCGGGTCCGGTCAGCCGCCGCCGTGGACCGACTGCGACACCCCGGCCGACCTGGCCCGCGCCCGGGCCGCCGCCGCCCGGCTCGGTCCCCGCCGGGTACCCCGCCGTCCCCAGGGGTAGGGCTCCTCCATGCGCATCGTCATCGCCGGTGCCCACGGGCAGGTCGCCCGCCGCCTCGGCCGCCTGCTGTCCGGCCGCGGCGACACGGCGGTCGGCATCATCCGCAACCCCGCGCACTCCGACGACCTCCGCGCCGACGGGGTGGAGCCGGTCGTCATCGACCTCGAGCAGGCCCCCGTCGACCGGGTCGCCGAGGTGGTGTCGGGTGCCGACGCCGTCGTCTTCGCCGCCGGTGCCGGCCCGGGCAGCGGCGAGGCCCGCAAGCACACGGTCGACAAGGGCGCGGCGCTGCTGCTCGCCGATGCCGCCGAGCGGGCCGGCGTGCGGCCCTACCTGCTGGTGTCGTCGATGGGCGTCGAGCAGGCCCGCCAGGGGACGCCGCGGGGCATGGACCCGGCGTTCGCCGTCTACCTGCAGGCCAAGCTGGCCGCCGAGGACGCGATCCTGCCCCGGCCCGCGCTCGACACGGTGATCCTGCGGCCCGGCAGGCTGACCGACGAGCCGGGCACCGGCCGGGTCACCCTCGAGCACGGCGTCGAGTACGGCGAGGTACCGCGGGACGACGTCGCCGCGGTGCTGGTCGCGCTGCTGGACGCCGGGAAGACCGACGAGGTCGTCGAGCTGGTCAGCGGCGACACCCCGATCGAGGAAGCCGTCGCCGCCCTGCCGTGAGGAAGGACCTCGTCCTCCGTCAGGAGCGGAGGCCCCGGGTGAGCACCGCGCGGGCCGCCAGCTCGTCGTCCGGTGGGTAGTCGACCCCCACCAGGGTCAGCCCGCCGGGCGGGACGACGGGCACCTCGCTGGAGCGCTCCGTGCTCGTCAGCAGCGCCGCCGGCCACTCCGGCGGACGACGGCCCTCCCCCACCGCCGTGAGGGCGCCGACGAGGCTGCGCACCATCGAGTGGCAGAAGGCGTCCGCGGAGGCCCGGACGGTCACCAGGTCGCCCTCGCGGGTCACCGCCAGGGTCAGCAGCGTGCGGATCGTCGTCGCGCCCTCCCGCCGCCGGCAGAAGGCGGCGAAGTCGTGCAGGCCCAGCAGGAGTTCTGCGGCGACCGCCATCGCGTCGGCGTCCAGCCGCCGGGGCCAGCCGACCGTGTCGGCGCGGCGCAGCGGCGGCGGACCGCTGTCGGCATCGGTGAGCCGGTAGACGTAGTGCCGGCGCAGCGCCCCGAAGCGGGCGTCGAAGTCCCGCGGCGCCTCCTCGACCGTGTGGACGGCGATGTCGGGCGGCAGCACACCGCGCAGCCGGCGCACCAGCCGGGGCCGCTGTTCCGCCCACACGGCACGGGGGACGTCGCCGTGCGCGACCTGGCCGGTGGCGTGCACCCCGGCGTCCGTGCGTCCGGCCACGGTCAGCGAGACCGGCTGCCGCAGCACCCGGCTCAGGGCCTCCTCGAGGTCGCCCTGCACCGTCCGCTGCGCCGGCTGACGGGCCCAGCCGTGCAGCGCGGTGCCGTCGTAGGCGATCCCCAACCGGAGACGGACGAGCCCGCCACCGGGTGCGGTGGCGGGCTCGTCAGCAGTGCTGGGGGTGGTCAGCGACCGCTCACTGGGGGTCGGGAGCGGCCTCGCCCCCGGGGGCCTGCAGGCCCGCGGTCGCGGCGTCGCCGAGCTCGGCGGCCTCGATCTCGGCGGCGGCCGCGCGGGCCACGTCCGGGGAGAGCGCCGGGTCGTCGACGACGGCGATGTTCTCGCGCTGCGGCTCCGGGGTGACGTCGGCGTCGTCCTGACGCTCGCCGTCCGGGTTGAAGACGTCCGCGACGACCGCCTGGGCCTCGGGGTCGACGTCGCCGGAGGTCACGGCCGGCGAGGTGTCGCCGCCGGGTCCGGTGGTCTCGCCCGCGAAGGTCGCTCCCTGGTCACCGCCACCGACGGAGACCCCGGCGGCACCGGCAGGGGCGCCCTCGCCGGGGTTCTGTCGCTCGCTCACCGCGCGCCGTCCGTGCCCTCGGCGTCGTTCGGGGACTCGGCGTCGGTGGCCACGGTCTCGGTGGTCGCGTCCGCGTCGCTCGCGGCGGTCGCGCCCGCGGCGTCGTCCGTGTCGACGGCCTCGGCGTCGGTGGCCACGGCGTCGGTGGCCACGGCGTCGGTGGCCACGGCGTCGGTGGCCACGGCGTCGGTGGCCTCGGCGTCAGCAGACGCCAGCGCGTCGGCGGTGACCTCACCGGCGGCGGACGCGGCGCCCGCCCCCGAGGCCGCACCGGCGAAGCGGGTGCCCCGGGCGCGCTCGGCCTCGCCGACGGCCTGCTGGGCCACGGTCTGGCCCTCGACCAGCTCGATGACCGCCATGGGGGCGTTGTCGCCCTTGCGGGGGCCCACCTTGGTGATGCGGGTGTAGCCGCCGGGACGGTCCGCGAAGCGCGGCCCGATCTCGGCGAACAGCGTGTGGACGACGTCCTTGTCCCGGATCGTGGTCATCACCTGACGGCGGGCGTGCAGGTCACCGCGCTTGGCGAAGGTCACCAGCTTCTCGGCCAGGGGACGCAGCCGCTTGGCCTTCGCCTCGGTGGTGGTGATCCGCCCGTGCTCGAACAGCGACGTGGCCAGGTTGGCCAGCATCAGCCGCTCGTGCGCGGGGGAACCGCCGAGACGGGGGCCCTTGGTGGGGGTGGGCATGTCGGTCCTTCCTCAGCTGCCGGGCCGCGGTGCCGGCTGCGTGCCGTGATGTGCTGGTCTCTCGTGCGCGGAGCGCGGGTGGTGCATCCGAGCCAGTGTGGCGGGCTCGGCAGCGGGGCCGGACGGCGGGTTCCCCGCCGTCCGGCCCGGCCCCGCTGCAGGATCCCGCCGTGGCCCCGTCCAGGGCCCACCCTGAGCTCGCGAAGGGTGGGGAGGACGGGGTCCTCCCACGGTGGGGACAGCGGGGTCCTCCTCAGAGCTGCTCGGTCTCCTGGTAGGTGCCGTCGTCGTACTGCACCTGGTCGTAGCCGGCGGCGAACTCGCCGTGGCCCTGGTAGGCGTCGGTCTCGTAGCCCTCGTCGTAGCTCTCGACCGAGGTGGGGATGAACCCGGGCGGGCTGTCCTTGAGCGCCAGGCCCATGGCCGCCAGCTTCATCTTGACCTCGTCGATGGACTTGGCACCGAAGTTCCGGATGTCCAGCAGGTCGGCCTCGGAACGGGTGACGAGCTCCCCGACGGTGTGCACGCCCTCGCGCTTGAGGCAGTTGTAGGACCGGACGGTGAGGTCCATGTCCTCGATCGGCATCGAGAAGTTCGCGATGTCGGCGGCCTCGGCCGGGCTCGGGCCGACCTCGATGCCCTCGGCGTCGATGTTCAGCTCGCGCAGCAGGCCGAAGAGCTCGACCAGGGTGGAGCCGGCGCTGGCGATCGCGTCACGCGGGGCGATCGACGGCTTGGTCTCGACGTCGACGACGAGGCGGTCGAAGTCGGTCCGCTGCTCGACACGGGTGGCCTCGACGGCGTAGGTCACCTTGAGGACCGGCGAGTAGATCGAGTCGACGGGGATCCGGCCGATCTCCTGGCCGGGCTGCTTGTTCTGCGGCGCCGGCACGTAGCCGCGGCCCCGCTCGACGACCAGTTCGATCTCCAGCCGGCCCTTGCCGTTCAGGGTGGCGATGTGCAGCTCGGGGTTGTGCACCTCGACACCGGCCGGGGGCGCGATGTCGGCGGCTGTGACCTCGCCGGGGCCCTGCTTGCGCAGGTACATGGTCACCGGCTCGTCGGAGTCGGAGCTGACGACCAGACCCTTGAGGTTCAGGATGATCTCGGTGACGTCCTCCTTGACGCCCGGCACGGTGGTGAACTCGTGCAGGGTGCCCTCGATCCGGATGCTGGTGACAGCAGCGCCGGGGATCGACGACAGGAGGGTGCGGCGCAGCGAGTTGCCGAGGGTGTAGCCGAAGCCGGGCTCCAGCGGCTCGATGACGAACCGCGAGCGCTGCTCGGAGATGGTCTCCTCGGTCAGCGTGGGGCGCTGTGCGATGAGCATGGTGGTGTTCTCCTCCAGGTCCTCCGGCGACCGCCATATGACGCCGTGAGGGGGTGGTGCAGGCCCCGGCGGACATCTGTCCGCCCGCCGGGGCCGACCTGGTGCAGGGACCGGGGTCCCTGCACCAGGCGGCGAGCTGCTACTTGGAGTAGAGCTCGACGATCAGCTGCTCCTGGACCGGGGTGTCGATCACCTGGCGGGCCGGGACGCTGTGGACCAGCACGCGCAGCTGGCTGCTGATGACCTCCAGCCACGGCGGCACGGGGCGCTCGCCGGCACGGGCCTGGGCGATCTCGAAGGGCAGCATCCGCCGCGACTTCTCGGCGACCTCGATGATGTCGTTGGAGGCGACCCGGTACGACGGGATGTCGACCTTGCGGCCGTTGACCCGGATGTGACCGTGGCGCACCAGCTGGCGGGCCATGTCGCGGGACTCGGCGAAGCCGGCCCGGTACACGACGTTGTCCAGGCGCGACTCGAGGATCTGCAGCAGGACCTCACCGGTCTTGCCCGACTTCTTGTTGGCCTCTTCGTAGTAGCCGCGGAACTGCTTCTCGAGGACGCCGTAGATGCGGCGCGCCTTCTGCTTCTCGCGCAGCTGCAGCAGGTACTCGCTGTCCTTGCTGCGGCCCCGGCCGTGCTCGCCCGGCGGGTAGGGCCGGATCTCGATCGGGCACTTCGGGGACTCGCACTTGCTGCCCTTGAGGAACAGCTTCATCTTCTCGCGCCGGCACATGCGGCAGTCGGCTCCGGTGTAACGGGCCACGTGTCTTTACCTTCGCTCTCGTCGGTGGCCGGTCAGACCCGGCGGCGCTTCTTGGGGCGGCAGCCGTTGTGCGGCTGCGGGGTCACGTCCTGGATCTGGCCGACCTCAAGGCCGGTGGCCTGGAGGGACCGGATGGCGGTCTCACGGCCGGAGCCGGGGCCCTTGACGAAGACGTCGACCTTGCGCATGCCGTGCTCCTGCGCCTTGCGCGCGGCGTTCTCGGCAGCCATCTGCGCGGCGAACGGCGTGGACTTGCGCGAGCCCTTGAAGCCGACGTGGCCGGCGGAGGCCCAGCTGATCACGTTCCCGGTGGGGTCGGTGATCGACACGATCGTGTTGTTGAAGGTGCTCTTGATGTGCGCGGCGCCGTGGGCGACGTTCTTCTTCTCCTTGCGGCGGACCTTCTTGGCACCAGCCGCGGCGCGAGCCCTGGGAGGCATGTCTCTCCGGTTTCCTGATCAGTGGCCAGATGAGCACGAGGGGCGCGTCGTCGCTCCCGCCCTCACGGGTCGTGCGACGACGCGCCTCACGGCTTACTTCTTGCCGGCCTTCTTCTTGCCGGCGATGGTCTTGCGCGGGCCCTTGCTCGAGCGCGCGTTCGTGCGGGTGCGCTGCCCGTGCACGGGCAGACCGCGGCGGTGACGCAGGCCCTGGTAGCAGCCGATCTCCACCTTGCGGCGGATGTCAGCGGCCACCTCACGGCGGAGGTCACCCTCGACGCGGAAGTGCTCGTCGATGTAGTCGCGGAGCCTCAGCAGGTCCTCGTCACCGAGGTCCCGGACGCGCAGGTCGGGGCTGACGCCCGTCGCGGCCAGGGTCTCCTTGGCGTGGGTCTTGCCGATGCCGTAGATGTAGGTGAGCGCGATCTCCATCCGCTTGTCGCGGGGGAGGTCGACGCCGGCCAGTCGTGCCATGTCCAGGTACTCCCTCAGCCCTGCCGCTGCTTGTGGCGGGCGTTGTCGCAGATGACCATGACCCGGCCGTGCCGGCGGATCACCTTGCACTTGTCGCAGATCTTCTTCACCGACGGCTGGACCTTCACCGGTGCCGCCCCTCATTCCTGTCGATCGTGCGCCGAGCGCGCCCGCCCTCGGGGGCTGCGCGCAGCGGCGGTTACTTGTACCGGTAGACGATGCGACCGCGGGTCAGGTCGTAGGGCGAGAGCTCCACGACCACGCGATCCTCGGGCAGGATGCGGATGTAGTGCTGGCGCATCTTGCCGCTGATGTGGGCGAGCACCCGGTGCCCGTTCTGCAGCTCGACCCGGAACATCGCGTTGGGCAGCGGCTCGACGACGCGACCCTCGACCTCGATGGCCCCGTCCTTCTTCGCCATGCCCGACACGGCCTCCCTGACTCGATGGTGCTGGTGTCCTCGCGCGCCCATGCCGCAACCCGGCGGACGCGCTCGGTGGTGTACAGAACGGGTGGTGCAGACGCTCCCGCGAGGGCGCCCCGGGTCGTACGGCCACAGCACGACAGCAGGGCGACGCGAGCGCCAGCGGCCACTGTACCCCGCCCCGGCGCGCCTCTCCAACCCGGCCGGGGTGACCGCGACCATGGCCCCGTCCCGGGTCCCGCACTGAGCGTGCGAAGGGTGGGGAGGACGGGTCCTCCCTCAGGTGCGGGGGGTGATCCCGAAGGGGGCCAGCCCCGCGACGCCGCCGTCCTCGGCCGTGAGGACCCACGGGCCCTCGGGTGTGATCGCGACGGAGTGCTCGAAGTGGGCCGCACGCGAGCCGTCCTTGGTGACCACGGTCCAGCCGTCCTCGAGCTCGACGGTGGCCGGGTCGCCCACGGTGACCATCGGCTCGATGGCCAGCGCGAGCCCCGGCACCAGTCGCGGCCCGCGTCCGGGCCGGCCGTAGTTCAGGACGTGCGGGTCCTGGTGCATCTCGGTGCCGATGCCGTGCCCGCCGTAGTGGTCGACGATGCCGTACGGGTGCTGCTCCGCGGTGATCGCCTGCTCGACGGCGTGGCTGATGTCGGTCAGCCGCCCACCGGCCAGCGCCCGGGCGAGCCCGGCCCACATCGACCGCTCGGTGACCTCGATCAGCGCGGCGTCCTCCGCCGACGGCGGGCCGACGGTGACGGTGACCGCCGAGTCGCCGTGCCACCCCTGCAGGATCGCCCCGCAGTCGATGGAGATGTTGTCGCCGGCGGCGAGGACCCGGCCCCGGTTCGGGATGCCGTGCACGATCTCGTCGTTGATCGAGGCGCAGATGCTGCCGGTGAAGCCGTGGTAGCCCAGGAACGACGGCACGGCCCCGGCGGTGCGGATGTGGTCCTCGGCGATGGCGTCCAGCTCACCGGTGGTGACCCCGGGCCGGACGGCAGCGCGGACGGCCGCGATGGCCCCGGCCACGACGAGCCCCGCAGCGCGCATGAGCTCCAGCTCGTGCGGCGTCTTGATCTGGATCATCCGTCCACTCCACTTCGCCAGCAGCGGGATCCGGCCGAGGATGCCACCGGCCGTCATCTGCGCCGCCCGTCCTCAGCCCGCGCTCGGCCCGTCGGACCGCGCGCCTCCGCAGGCCTCCAGCGCGCTCATCGCCCGCTGGGTGACCTCCTCGACCGCGCCGATGGCGTCGATCTGCGTCAGCAGTCCCTCGGAGTCGTACCAACCCGACAGCGGGGCGGTCTGTTCCCGGTAGACCTGCAACCGGTGCCGCACGGTCTCGGGCTTGTCGTCGTCCCGCTGCACCCACTGGCCGTCGACGAGCACGCGGCGCCCGGAGAGCCGGCGCACCAGCTCGTCCTCGTCGACGACGAGCTCGAGCACGCAGTCCAGCGCCTGGCCGAGCTCGTGCAACGAGTCCCGCAGCTGCTCGGCCTGGGCGGTGGTGCGCGGGAAGCCGTCGAGCAGGAAGCCGCCCTTGGCGTCGTCCTCGGCGAGCCGGTCCTTGACCATGGCCACGGTGATCTCGTCGGGCACCAGGTCGCCGGCGTCCATGTAGCTCTTGGCCTGCAGCCCGAGCTCGGTCTTGCCGTTCACGTTCGCGCGGAAG
Proteins encoded:
- the fdhD gene encoding formate dehydrogenase accessory sulfurtransferase FdhD: MGRVTSRTPVLRIRGAAHSTRPDTVAAEEPLEIRLAGKALAVTMRTPGDDFDLVHGFLATEAVIGSADDIAGLRYCNSVDEDGRNTYNVVDVDLAPGVEPPDTALDRNFYTSSSCGVCGKASIDAIRTKTRHDVAGDDVRLPLPTLLALPDRLRAAQQVFDKTGGLHAAGLFTADGELVALREDVGRHNAVDKVVGDAVRQGRLPLAGHVLMVSGRASFELTQKAAMAGIPVLAAVSAPSSLAVELAADVGITLVGFLRGDGCNVYTRTERIVVEE
- the mobA gene encoding molybdenum cofactor guanylyltransferase, which encodes MAALPPFAAVVLAGGRAARMGGQAKPQLDVGGRTILGAVLAAVPDAAPRIVVGPPQPVPADVVVVREDPPRGGPVAAMRAGLAHVPTEVVALLAGDLPFLTAGLVGGLRERLTGDGVLVVDDTGRDQLLLGVWRTAALRAAVADVDGPTSVRRVLAPLAVRRLHPEVGSGQPPPWTDCDTPADLARARAAAARLGPRRVPRRPQG
- a CDS encoding NAD(P)H-binding protein, translating into MRIVIAGAHGQVARRLGRLLSGRGDTAVGIIRNPAHSDDLRADGVEPVVIDLEQAPVDRVAEVVSGADAVVFAAGAGPGSGEARKHTVDKGAALLLADAAERAGVRPYLLVSSMGVEQARQGTPRGMDPAFAVYLQAKLAAEDAILPRPALDTVILRPGRLTDEPGTGRVTLEHGVEYGEVPRDDVAAVLVALLDAGKTDEVVELVSGDTPIEEAVAALP
- the truA gene encoding tRNA pseudouridine(38-40) synthase TruA, which gives rise to MGIAYDGTALHGWARQPAQRTVQGDLEEALSRVLRQPVSLTVAGRTDAGVHATGQVAHGDVPRAVWAEQRPRLVRRLRGVLPPDIAVHTVEEAPRDFDARFGALRRHYVYRLTDADSGPPPLRRADTVGWPRRLDADAMAVAAELLLGLHDFAAFCRRREGATTIRTLLTLAVTREGDLVTVRASADAFCHSMVRSLVGALTAVGEGRRPPEWPAALLTSTERSSEVPVVPPGGLTLVGVDYPPDDELAARAVLTRGLRS
- a CDS encoding DNA-directed RNA polymerase subunit alpha, which translates into the protein MLIAQRPTLTEETISEQRSRFVIEPLEPGFGYTLGNSLRRTLLSSIPGAAVTSIRIEGTLHEFTTVPGVKEDVTEIILNLKGLVVSSDSDEPVTMYLRKQGPGEVTAADIAPPAGVEVHNPELHIATLNGKGRLEIELVVERGRGYVPAPQNKQPGQEIGRIPVDSIYSPVLKVTYAVEATRVEQRTDFDRLVVDVETKPSIAPRDAIASAGSTLVELFGLLRELNIDAEGIEVGPSPAEAADIANFSMPIEDMDLTVRSYNCLKREGVHTVGELVTRSEADLLDIRNFGAKSIDEVKMKLAAMGLALKDSPPGFIPTSVESYDEGYETDAYQGHGEFAAGYDQVQYDDGTYQETEQL
- the rpsD gene encoding 30S ribosomal protein S4, which produces MARYTGADCRMCRREKMKLFLKGSKCESPKCPIEIRPYPPGEHGRGRSKDSEYLLQLREKQKARRIYGVLEKQFRGYYEEANKKSGKTGEVLLQILESRLDNVVYRAGFAESRDMARQLVRHGHIRVNGRKVDIPSYRVASNDIIEVAEKSRRMLPFEIAQARAGERPVPPWLEVISSQLRVLVHSVPARQVIDTPVQEQLIVELYSK
- the rpsK gene encoding 30S ribosomal protein S11, which encodes MPPRARAAAGAKKVRRKEKKNVAHGAAHIKSTFNNTIVSITDPTGNVISWASAGHVGFKGSRKSTPFAAQMAAENAARKAQEHGMRKVDVFVKGPGSGRETAIRSLQATGLEVGQIQDVTPQPHNGCRPKKRRRV
- the rpsM gene encoding 30S ribosomal protein S13, whose amino-acid sequence is MARLAGVDLPRDKRMEIALTYIYGIGKTHAKETLAATGVSPDLRVRDLGDEDLLRLRDYIDEHFRVEGDLRREVAADIRRKVEIGCYQGLRHRRGLPVHGQRTRTNARSSKGPRKTIAGKKKAGKK
- the rpmJ gene encoding 50S ribosomal protein L36, yielding MKVQPSVKKICDKCKVIRRHGRVMVICDNARHKQRQG
- the infA gene encoding translation initiation factor IF-1, whose protein sequence is MAKKDGAIEVEGRVVEPLPNAMFRVELQNGHRVLAHISGKMRQHYIRILPEDRVVVELSPYDLTRGRIVYRYK
- the map gene encoding type I methionyl aminopeptidase, whose protein sequence is MIQIKTPHELELMRAAGLVVAGAIAAVRAAVRPGVTTGELDAIAEDHIRTAGAVPSFLGYHGFTGSICASINDEIVHGIPNRGRVLAAGDNISIDCGAILQGWHGDSAVTVTVGPPSAEDAALIEVTERSMWAGLARALAGGRLTDISHAVEQAITAEQHPYGIVDHYGGHGIGTEMHQDPHVLNYGRPGRGPRLVPGLALAIEPMVTVGDPATVELEDGWTVVTKDGSRAAHFEHSVAITPEGPWVLTAEDGGVAGLAPFGITPRT
- a CDS encoding adenylate kinase; this translates as MRVVLLGPPGAGKGTQAQVIADRLGVPAISTGDIFRANVNGKTELGLQAKSYMDAGDLVPDEITVAMVKDRLAEDDAKGGFLLDGFPRTTAQAEQLRDSLHELGQALDCVLELVVDEDELVRRLSGRRVLVDGQWVQRDDDKPETVRHRLQVYREQTAPLSGWYDSEGLLTQIDAIGAVEEVTQRAMSALEACGGARSDGPSAG